The proteins below come from a single Ictalurus furcatus strain D&B chromosome 15, Billie_1.0, whole genome shotgun sequence genomic window:
- the LOC128619475 gene encoding PGC-1 and ERR-induced regulator in muscle protein 1 — MDDFEYSVQISELDWDSFFQACEECNMLPPGLAGLDDSGMSDMDDMVNQRTQTTTQTTSHDPELQIDGPPDCEGSPVELFLSKYGLSNPDQVLSGSEDDFHLEAVNVFFERLKSFSVTEDQTNLGSKMAVHSEGSDVKEDTKETAASVEISQSCRNQTAQRNYCHTYMHTESTDDDLDQEIYKSASPNTELFIREEDWSLDVLKEGDKWEAKMRTQPGIEKGPCNGLVNGKELTEPNQVKEENSQLVTSNNSDLLVVQGQASNVTPRRRRRKKKRINVELVEVDPGYEAQLPSKVSDSDEDTYGRRGEIDPKTYMSEYCGPGTVSEACCAPHGFLAHPKQNCISENFSVFSQSVPMKGDIRKAVLVSPHLQKELSKSSVRVAQSKRETGIMSDSNLTGKQAETGKHAMRADLKAPEAGVSVTETPQNDDGLSAHTNGDNAGNHLQLNNYLPSEMLVSIASSDVSKIERKPVSTENLVSNLTDEIKTQTHSVALQLAPLMPSHNVVNPKTQKSQSENSVTLSDFQFDESSAIGQRKTSISCVTFPELTDKTFSSASYKNTEKKESLSSVSHDEVPLEHKNDDLQAKGSLSEKSYFKLLTQADHVNMAQINNQNGHMAQIIAAQIPKADEIKDAPLVEPKAEIINQKVSKEPDISNAYVDSQTENWIEENVPSLILKNVPESQKGINMKAVEILSPGIKGDQNEELSLKGQTKEYQSLVHITEPDSQLSDYSKSEDTLSNFLTSGEEQKVQILYVDTPHCFSSKDHDLPPTIVVQQHPESVGGAESLGTVDPNSASQPTSPVYAMSSFWNEMEKLTINDILRLRLVGQAQHPSVLLQPEDSSIVEVTDAADSGYFTHSDESKPDHSSGNVSFISDFDGELSQLLSPDATKLDEGAWESNPNLSGSATGMEEVFNSDTAHSSPLFRNDSNHCFRKMCKNISVQDLQALEDQNLGKILRNASLHSIHSVYSTQSEVEDDYVDPFDRVETSSPVYLSDEEEMDSTGITFSEIFEYLFGTDETKQSVSQADTVAASNLDGTETSVLEMYEHFFSEFEPESLFYPLADDNSSTNELVPIFSSSRSATRNVQFPEAYDYFFPDDSPVHSDEDEEPEHTVIRVFTRYDHTPTKNHGSVAASDQYKHFLPEKDNSWTFLWTNPFSFRRVRRTGFTVPPEESSSQALTPVKNTGRSFHRGIQPINILGADENPFPDPLILSLEKRILRQLADQQKICSEIQTAVADPRLDAPLLPIKQADMCLVCIAFASWVLKSVNPQGADTWKAVLLANISALSAIRYLRRFTRDEAAKISPLRQIKPA, encoded by the exons ATGGATGATTTTGAGTACAGTGTACAAATCTCTGAGCTCGACTGGGACTCCTTTTTTCAAGCGTGTGAAGAGTGTAACATGTTGCCCCCAGGGTTAGCAGGCCTGGATGACTCAGGAATGAGTGACATGGATGACATGGTGAACCAGCGAACACAGACAACCACACAGACTACCTCGCATGATCCAGAGCTTCAAATTGACGGCCCCCCTGACTGTGAAGGTTCTCCTGTGGAGCTTTTTCTGAGCAAATATGGCTTGAGCAATCCAGATCAAGTTCTCTCTGGCAGTGAGGATGACTTCCACTTGGAGGCTGTCAATGTGTTTTTTGAGAGGTTGAAAAGTTTTTCAGTGACTGAAGATCAGACAAATTTGGGGAGCAAAATGGCTGTCCATTCAGAGGGATCTGATGTGAAAGAAGATACAAAAGAGACAGCAGCATCTGTAGAAATATCGCAGTCATGCAGAAATCAGACGGCACAGAGAAATTATTGTCATACCTATATGCATACTGAGTCTACAGATGATGATTTAGACcaagaaatatataaatctgCCTCTCCTAACACAGAGCTGTTTATCAGAGAAGAAGACTGGTCACTGGATGTATTGAAAGAGGGAGATAAATGGGAGGCTAAGATGAGGACACAACCTGGCATTGAAAAGGGTCCATGCAATGGTCTAGTCAATGGGAAAGAGCTCACAGAACCGAACCAGGTCAAAGAAGAAAATTCTCAGCTAGTAACAAGCAATAATTCTGACTTGCTTGTAGTTCAGGGTCAAGCTTCCAACGTTACCCCAAGAAGgcgaagaagaaagaaaaagagaataaatgTAGAACTGGTGGAAGTGGATCCTGGATATGAGGCTCAATTGCCAAGCAAAGTGAGTGACTCTGATGAAGACACATAtgggagaagaggagaaattGATCCAAAGACATATATGTCTGAGTACTGTGGCCCAGGGACTGTTTCTGAGGCATGCTGTGCACCTCATGGCTTTCTAGCACATCCTAAGCAAAATTGTATTTCAGAGAATTTCTCAGTATTTTCAcagtcagtcccaatgaagggaGATATCAGGAAGGCTGTACTGGTAAGCCCTCATTTACAAAAAGAACTCAGTAAGAGCTCAGTAAGAGTTGctcagagcaagagagaaactGGCATAATGTCTGATAGTAATCTGACAGGGAAACAAGCAGAAACTGGGAAGCATGCCATGAGAGCAGATCTCAAAGCTCCTGAGGCTGGTGTTTCTGTTACAGAGACACCTCAAAATGATGACGGTCTATCAGCACACACTAATGGAGATAATGCGGGAAATCATTTACAGCTTAACAACTATTTGCCATCAGAAATGCTAGTATCTATTGCCAGCTCTGATGTTTCAAAGATTGAGAGAAAACCTGTAAGCACAGAAAATCTTGTCTCAAATCTCACAGATGAGATCAAGACACAAACACATAGTGTAGCATTACAACTAGCACCTTTGATGCCATCACACAATGTTGTTAACCCAAAGACACAAAAAAGTCAATCTGAAAATAGTGTGACGTTATCAGACTTTCAGTTTGATGAGTCTAGTGCAATAGGTCAGAGGAAAACCTCAATTTCCTGTGTAACATTTCCTGAGTTAACAGACAAGACATTCTCCTCAGCATCTTACAAAAACACTGAGAAGAAAGAGAGTTTATCTTCTGTGTCTCATGATGAAGTCCCACTTGAACACAAAAATGATGATTTGCAAGCTAAGGGAAGTCTGTCAGAAAAATCTTATTTCAAGTTATTGACACAGGCAGATCATGTAAATATGGCCCAAATAAATAACCAGAATGGTCACATGGCACAAATAATTGCAGCCCAAATACCAAAAGCAGATGAGATCAAGGATGCTCCATTAGTTGAACCAAAAGCAGAAATAATCAACCAAAAAGTGTCAAAAGAGCCTGACATCTCAAATGCATATGTGGATTCACAAACTGAAAATTGGATAGAGGAGAATGTCCCATCTTTAATATTAAAGAATGTACCTGAAAGCCAGAAAGGCATAAATATGAAAGCTGTTGAAATTCTGTCCCCTGGTATCAAAGGGGACCAAAATGAGGAACTGTCTCTTAAGGGGCAGACCAAGGAATACCAGTCTCTGGTACACATCACTGAACCAGACAGTCAACTTTCAGATTACTCAAAATCAGAAGACACCCTGTCTAATTTTCTTACCAGTGGTGAAGAACAAAAAGTTCAAATTCTCTATGTAGATACACCACATTGTTTTTCATCTAAAGACCATGACCTGCCACCTACTATAGTTGTGCAGCAACATCCTGAGTCAGTAGGTGGAGCTGAAAGTCTAGGAACAGTAGATCCTAATTCTGCAAGTCAACCCACATCTCCTGTATATGCTATGTCTTCCTTCTGGAATGAAATGGAGAAGCTGACCATAAACGATATTTTGCGACTCCGTCTGGTTGGCCAAGCTCAGCACCCCAGTGTGCTACTCCAGCCAGAGGACAGCAGTATAGTAGAAGTGACAGATGCAGCAGATTCAGGATATTTCACACACTCGGATGAATCCAAGCCTGACCACTCCAGTGGGAATGTATCATTCATATCTGACTTTGATGGAGAGCTTTCACAGCTCCTATCTCCAGATGCAACCAAACTAGATGAGGGGGCATGGGAAAGTAATCCAAATCTGTCTGGAAGTGCAACAGGAATGGAAGAAGTGTTTAATTCAGATACAGCCCATTCATCACCTCTCTTTAGAAATGATTCCAATCATTGCTTCAGGAAGATGTGTAAAAATATAAGTGTCCAAGACTTGCAAGCTCTTGAAGACCAAAACTTGGGGAAAATCCTGAGAAATGCCTCTCTCCACTCCATCCATTCTGTTTATTCCACTCAATCCGAAGTTGAGGATGATTATGTAGATCCATTTGATCGTGTGGAAACTTCATCCCCAGTGTACCTCtctgatgaagaggagatggaCAGCACTGGCATCACTTTCTCAGAGATCTTTGAGTATCTGTTCGGTACGGATGAAACCAAACAGTCCGTCTCTCAGGCCGACACTGTAGCTGCTTCTAATCTTGATGGAACTGAGACCTCTGTCCTTGAGATGTATGAACATTTCTTTTCAGAGTTTGAACCTGAAAGTTTATTTTACCCACTTGCAGATGACAACAGCAGTACTAACGAGCTGGTTCCCATCTTCTCCTCTTCACGCTCAGCAACTAGGAATGTCCAGTTCCCTGAGGCATATGATTACTTTTTCCCAGATGATTCCCCTGTTCActcagatgaagatgaggaaCCTGAGCATACGGTAATCCGAGTATTCACGCGATATGACCACACACCAACCAAGAACCATGGTTCCGTGGCAGCCTCAGACCAATACAAACACTTTTTACCTGAGAAAGATAATAGTTGGACCTTCCTGTGGACAAACCCTTTTTCATTTAGGAGAGTCCGCCGCACAGGATTCACAGTCCCACCTGAGGAGTCCAGTTCTCAGGCTCTCACTCCAGTAAAAAATACTGGCAGGTCATTTCATAGAGGAATTCAACCTATAAACATATTGGGTGCTGATGAGAACCCATTTCCAGACCCGCTGATTCTCAGCCTGGAGAAACGCATCTTAAGACAGCTGGCAGACCAGCAGAAGATATGTAGTGAAATACAGACAGCTGTTGCTGATCCAA GGCTGGATGCACCACTGTTGCCCATTAAACAGGCAGATATGTGCTTGGTTTGCATTGCCTTTGCCTCATGGGTCCTGAAGTCAGTCAACCCTCAAGGAGCTGATACATGGAAAGCTG TTCTGTTGGCGAATATAAGTGCTCTATCTGCCATCCGATACCTCCGGAGATTCACGAGGGATGAGGCGGCCAAAATATCTCCACTGCGTCAGATCAAGCCTGCGTAA